A region from the Vicia villosa cultivar HV-30 ecotype Madison, WI linkage group LG3, Vvil1.0, whole genome shotgun sequence genome encodes:
- the LOC131658698 gene encoding uncharacterized protein LOC131658698, with translation MGYGRLEQSILTRESSSETSVPPHVLWKEARVGKDGVVKEDVQKVFEKCETLSQSISPDEDNDCRSILSRALDIPKYSGRVRGKGFGITPTSLKMKKQKAPSNRELQETLYALQAEVRELEREKELREQASGCKATSDKGSICCNFQPDLPEGISPCQLYLSSPTYRMVGKGKVHNTLGELLHTKPLPTACLKVSVDIALEKDALLPHPDDVSDATLVGDAIGSFVAWSSSLISVDDEVCLKPYI, from the exons atgggatatgGACGCTTAGAACAGTCTATT TTAACAAGGGAGAGTAGTTCTGAAACATCTGTTCCACCACATGTTTTGTGGAAGGAAGCCCGTGTGGGAAAGGATGGAGTTGTCAAAGAAGATGttcaaaaagtttttgaaaaatgc GAGACTCTATCTCAGTCTATATCTCCAGATGAAGACAATGATTGCAGGAGCATCCTTAGCCGCGCATTAGATATTCCTAAATATtctggtcgggtgaggggtaagggatTTGGAATCACTCCAACATCCTTGAAGATGAAAAAACAGAAGGCTCCTAGCAATAGAGAACTGCAGGAAACCTTGTATGCACTACAAGCTGAAGTCCGCGAATTGGAAAGGGAAAAAGAATTAAGAGAGCAAGCTTCAGGTTGTAAAGCTACTAGTGACAAAGGTAGTATCTGTTGTAATTTTCAACCGGATCTTCCAGag gGCATTTCACCTTGCCAACtctacttatcgtcaccgacttATCGGatggttggcaagggaaaagtgcataaCACTTTGGGAGAATTACTTCACACTAAACCGCTCCCTACTGCCTGTTTGAAAGTATCGGTTGACATTGCTTTAGAGAAGGATGCGTTATTACCGCATCCTGATGATGTTTCGGATGCCACATTGGTGGGAGATGCAATAGGTTCGTTTGTTGCATGGTCGTCAAGCCTAATTAGTGTAGATGATGAGGTATGCTTAAAACCATATATATGA
- the LOC131658697 gene encoding uncharacterized protein LOC131658697: protein MVMLIRTKSKAKDKEPPRKIESVASIKEMHAKEIEDVSKGKKPEKVVAKKTAAKKKPTPNKFRSCLLTFLQLSDITQGNTRLVPMEEDVFGIEHQEIIGMEDFEQIFEHTQLGLGVIDTYIRFLYEKLMHPSGLRQRFAFLAPFNTNLGLIISKPNEVMAYVLNRFMASINSEKLFFLPFNTGNGGHWLLVAINPIREVVYFLDSLHNPISTYEAMKELVDTVIQVFRAQRGSQVPKSKANNITWIRVECPGQRNEVDCDFYMLQFMKESLLSNQIEIPSKI from the exons ATGGTTATGTTAATTAGAACAAAATCCAAAGCAAAAGACAAGGAGCCTCCGCGGAAAATCGAGTCAGTTGCATCAATAAAAGAG ATGCATGCTAAAGAGATTGAAGATGTCAGTAAGGGTAAGAAGCCTGAAAAGGTTGTTGCTAAGAAGACCGCAGCTAAGAAAAAACCTACTCCCAATAAGTTTAGGTCGTGCCTTTTAACATTTTTACAACTCTCTGATATTACGCAAGGAAACACCCGTCTTGTACCTATGGAGGAAGATGTGTTTGGTATTGAGCATCAAGAAATAATTGGTATGGAGGATTTTGAACAAATTTTTGAACATACGCAATTAGGCCTCGGTGTTATTGATACATACATAAG GTTTTTGTATGAAAAATTGATGCACCCGAGTGGATTGAGGCAAAGATTCGCTTTCTTAGCTCCCTTCAATACCAACTTAGGGTTAATCATATCTAAACCGAATGAAGTCATGGCGTATGTACTCAACCGTTTTATGGCCAGCATAAATTCAGAAAAGTTGTTCTTTTTACCGTTTAATACCGGCAACGG CGGACATTGGTTGTTGGTCGCGATTAATCCTATCagagaagttgtatattttctgGATTCCTTACACAATCCAATTAGTACATACGAAGCTATGAAGGAGTTGgttgatac CGTTATACAAGTTTTTCGAGCACAAAGAGGAAGTCAAGTACCAAAGAGTAAAGCCAACAACATCACATGGATTCGAGTGGag TGTCCTGGGCAGCGTAATGAAGTAGATTGCGATTTTTACATGTTGCAGTTTATGAAAGAAAGTCTTCTTTCGAATCAAATAGAGATTCCGTCCAAG ATCTAA